CGACAAATTGATTCCACGGCCaggatttattattattattattattattattattattattattattattattattattattattattattattattattattattattattattattattatttaatcttcaacgggccgtatggcctaattaacatgtaacagttcaattaaaaaacaaaaatacatagcaaaaataagatttgcatcgcaattcactgcggccacggcaaaagccggagacgttccttgaagcactgagttgagatgtcgaagtcgaagcaatccgagacagtgttgaagacagccgacatgcggaatatagggtcagaccgaccagcactggaacggggttgagcgagccgtagagtttctctagacctaagtattcgggatggtgcatagatatcgactcgatgcaacaaaggcgatgagtcggtagagccatttagcaatccagcgatgaaagagcattgtgcattgcgtcttctaaccgaaagaggttcaaggcctagaagacggcaccgcgcagcatacggaggaagattattgcgatcctgtcagggaagtaggcgtggggcatatcgcgtgagcttacgttgaatcgcctcaagtcgagcaattgaagaagcggtagttgggctccagactacgcacgaatattccagaaccgaacgaacgatgcagttgtacacagctttgatgcacatggggttgcggaattcattagttgtccggataaccacgccaagtaattgatttcctctggctacaacgtcatcgatatgctgtttaaagttcaaactagagtcaagcagaacgcccaggtctttggcatgattctgtcgattaactgcagtgccgtccatgaagtaggtcccagtcactgggctcctgcatcgactaaaagacacacagtagcatttctcgatgcagatagtcagtccattacgcttgcaccacgaacagaaaatttcgatgcagtcttgtaggaatgtacaatcacctgtgttgtgaataggcgcaaaaatttttgcgtcgtcggcaaacagactgatactgttgggaggtaaagcgagggtaacatcgttgatgaacaatatgaagagaagcgggccaatattgcttccttgtggcacacccgagctgctgactatttctttggacatgtgcttatcaattttcacgatgtatgtgcgattaattaggtaagacttaagccactgtacgagcgagctgggaactcctagcttgtcgagtttagcgagaagaattgcgtgcggaagagagtcgaatgctgctttcagatctgtataaattgcatcgacttgagctccggcatcaatttgaccagtgcaataggttacaaattcaaccaggttcgtggtagtcgacttttttgacACGAAttcatgttgatacgggcttaggtagctgcggcatgcatgtagcagatgtttgtatatcactagttccatctgtcctgtcgccttttttgtaaataggaaccatccaagatttcctccatgtcatgggaaagtagccattggctagcgatgcattgatcatttttgcaaggataggtgctagtGTCGTTTggcagcgtttcagcacggtagaaggaattccgtcgggcccaggagcgaaggaaggctttagttgcattagggctgataaaacgatctcactgtcgatgaaaggagtgctcatgttaattgcaccagccggagtgttgacgagagcagcatcaatggtatcggtatcattcatggccggtgaaaagcaatctgcgaagcgatccgcgaagagattgcacatttcattagtgttggcacttgttgctcctttgtacgtaatggatttcggtgaatgcgtggattttgttttgctgttgtagaagcgccaaaacgagtcaggccacctgcagaggttacgttgaattttactcaaatatgtgccatatcgaaacctgttatagctgcagtataaagagtacgtgtcaaagtagatcgagcgagatctttggcagcggcgcgtttggtagtgacgataagcagctctttttacacgtttgagtcgtttgagtgtgcggtccgcccagggggggttaggtttaggacgctgaactgggacgcatacaacaaaggcttgcagcatgaaggacgagaatgaacatactgcttcgtcaagtgaaataaaattggaacaatgaaagctattgttaaacattgaaatcatgtcgttcagtttcacatagtcagctgtagcaaagttataacgataaaatgcggttgtcgtcgagttttgtcgagtcgtcgaattgcgtcgggtcgacgagttaatacgtatattgaagtcgaACGCCGGAtgataggagtcaagaggtacaagcggaacaatatttggaaagacaggcgaacacaatttagctgcatcattgttagcgtagagcaggtcaagcatgcgtccgtgcgaattattgatgtgattaagttgcactaatacGTTAAATTTGAGGGCGAtgaggtcgaagtcagcctccgatacagctaggtgaaattcttttgttttagtacgcaaacctctaacgttttgataatagcagcttaaatactcagcggtagcgttcTCATTGTGgcggttggataaagcgggtatacggtaagtcaattgagctgcgttgtcagagcatgaggcttggcgtgtttgttgcgtgcaatgagcggaacttcgtctagttgagaaaaaagcgatcgattgtagactggtgcaggtgcggagatgaagcgcggtggttttggggcggtccagaaacaagtgttgagttgggtgcttccaaggtatcattcaccggggggtgacactgttgtgatgatgttgtttcaggaccaggtggagtagacgtgcgtgctgctaaacggtgagtcgttgttggtgtgcgtgtggtgtagcggtgatcagtactagtagctggtgtgcgtgttgtaaagcggtttcgggtggctataggagatgaggtttggtggtcgtgttgacgggatggaaaaaaactcacgtacaccgataccgactggccaggtggatggtgtgagtgccgcatctcgaaggataaccgggactctcactttgaatgaaagccaattcatgctgtccacactaacccctcttctcagcaggcaatacgctataacgtcatcggtggctaagcgacgctttacagaagcgaccacttgttctacagtgacggccgttgataagcgggataggcggatccagatcctatctgtgcatggctcacgaggtgcagcttgaagcggtgatgataacggatcggttcccaccagttcatgcggttgtgtaggtgccggctggacggcaatcgtggtattggtgtatgcgtttggcgatgacgcggcacaaaggatgttactGCGACTGTTTACAATTatgtttacaccaggagatggCGAATCCTCGATTAAGCGCTTCCGCTTTCTACcagtagccggtcgaggatcaggattccgaatgtgaggcgtggaagcagtttgaaggagggttAAATcactgcgaacttcggcgacaataggctcaacgagcttgccgatagctgctacagctgaggtgagggcggcttggaaaccgacctgggcgcctatttcttttaccgaacggcagcgcggatttttaagaatgttagtgcagccaatgcagctccagtgcaggtcgacattggacaatactgcgtcaatcagctcggggggcaatttgcaacagccgcggtggaacgtagcgtcacaatatgcacaactgatgatgcagccggtggcctctagcggtgcacacgagaagcaaatagccgccatcgcgaaatcacgcgtaatcacagcacaacactgctaagccgagcaggaaaaaacagcaggaaaccacagttgcggtgcaactaaacaattcgccaacacgcaacgatgatgtgaagcagtttaatagtccgtagaataggcaacaatgcgatgcgacgcagaaaacacaagaaaattactgaaaaatcacggagcgcgacggaagtgcggccgaacagttaaacgtcaaacgtcaacATTTATTGCGAAATCTTCGTTTGAATGGGAAACGGTGGGGACCAGGGAAGAACTAGATCTGACCGACAGTTCAGAAGCTAGACTCCATGACAGCATATACATTATATTCAACAAGGATTTTGTAACACAAGCCAACTGGACAGGATTAGGACCAGataaagtttgtttttaaaattatgaaaggGTTATTCAggtttttaaatttatagaAACATGTCATGGAGTTTCACCCACGGACCAAAGATTcaaaacatttttccaaaattagtTTCAACATTCAAAACAAAGACTTAACTTGGTGGGAAAAGTTAAAACTGTACCTCATATACGCAaattttagtttaatttatgttGAAGTACTACTCTAATTCTCAGTTTAGCTTCAATCATATAACATAATCAATGgctttttgtaaaataaaagcttTAACCCAGTTGCGTATTATGTTCCTATTACAGAAGTGTTAAAGAATTCAAAGAAATGTTATTGTCttttataatataaaaaacgaaataaaacgtACGTCcaacaaatatttattacatATTTCATATAACTAATGTGTGAATTAAAGGAAAGAAATCGAATTGCTTGTCTGATAAAAGAGGAACGgcaatttatttacattttacatCATCCAAATCAATAGTTATATCGTTTTTCTCCAAATTACTTAGATTACCCCGATGCATATGCATAATTTTTGAATCAAAAGGATaatcaaaactgtttgatgTGTTGATTAATCTTTCAGCCTGTTATTGTTTAACACAGGAAAACATCGAATGTCAGCGCAAGTGTCAAGCAGTGACATTTGACCCACGATTACTGCTCGACTGTGGGACTGCTCGACTAACGATGAGGATCGAGCAAATCGCAAGCCCGCGAATTTGCAATGGTGGAAAAGCCATAAAAGGGAAATTTGGGAAAGcactttctctttttctcgtcATCACCGCGGAACCAGAAGCAGTGGAATTTTTTTAACCACTTTGTTATAAGTAAATTTACAGTACCACCGTTACGTACTGCGTTAATAGAATACAATAAAGTGAAGTTAAGAGAACCTAACTAACGTCGCGAGTGAATCATTTCgggaaaaaaatatcaccgGACGTTGCTAAcgcaacattttaaaaaaattccaCGTTTGGAAATTTTACGCGTTTACGCGAGTGCGTGAGTGAACCGTGTCGCAAGACAGTTGAGGCCGCGAAACACCTAGGAACGCGACCAACAGACGATACGTCGGACGGCAAGAGAATAGTTGAGGTGTACGTTACACATTACACCAACATACGCAATTTCTCACTATGGAACACGAGCACGAATCGAAAGCACCTCCAGCGGTAGCACAAACGAACGAGTCTCAGCAACCTGAAACGGGAGCACTGGATCATAGGTCACTCGCACCGGCCGTGGATTCACTTCACTTCCGATCGTTCGCGCCGACTGGACAAGATTGGACGGTTAACTCGTCTTTGGAGATCGTTGACCGCGCAAGGTCATCGACCCCGAACGCACCATTAGGTGCAGGATTGTTGCTGAGGGAACCGCAGCAACGGTTGACTTCGGAGGTTCACGAAGCCCCTGCATCGCGGTACACACCGCTTGCAAACTCTACTGTGGCAGGCCTGGGGCCTTTACATCGCTCATCCTCGGAAACCGTGCCACGGTTAGAGCACCTACCGACCACTGCGGACGTGCAACAACCAGCGTCATCGCAGGGAGGCGTTTCTGCAGGAACCGTGCCGCGGGCGGCGGACGGTGCATCTGGAGCGGCCATCGAGGACATGGAACTACGACCACAAGCGCAGGACGGCGCTTCTGCGGGAACCGTACTGCGGACGGCGGTCGGCGCATCTGGGGCAGCCATTTCGAACGTTCATCAGCCGACGCCATCGCAAACCGGCACACCCGGGAGGACGATGGCGGACAAGCTTGCGGAGTCGAGCGAAGCTGTTGCCGCCTTGGAACTTCGGATGCGAAATTTGACTCGACGAAAGCTGGAGCTTGAGAGACGAGAGCTGGAGTTTGAAGAGCAGCTGATCTTGGCTGAATCGAAGAGGATCGGCGATGGCTTCATCAGCATGATTGACGACGAAGGTGAGTCAAACAAAATGGTTGATTGGTCGAGACGTGGGGATAGTGAGGGGCATAGTTCATACCATCCGAATGTGTCACCTTCTACATCGCGTACTGTGCCTCCAGGAAACGCACAACAGGGAAATGATTCAGTGGTCAGTCAGCAGCGTCAGCCTAGaagtgaaaaatatttaaatattgctGATGGGGCGGTTGATACTTACCCGTTCCGTAACAGCATCGGAACCACGTTGATGAATGTCAACCAGAGTCAACTTCTGGCTCGAAAGGCAAGCTGCAAGGAGTTACCGTATTTTTCCGGCAAACCCGAGGAGTGGCCCATTTTTATCGCCACATATGAAACCTCGACAGCTGCTTGTGGGTACTCCGATGAAGAGAACACTTTAAGACTGCAGCGGGCGCTTAAAGGCAAAGCTCTTGAAGCCGTTCAACCATGTTTGCTTCATGCCTCTAACCTTACTAGTGTGATAGAGACGCTGCGCATGTTATACGGTCGCCCGGAGATAATTGTGCATTCGTTAATCCACCGCATACATCAAATGCCTGCACCACGAATCGAGCGCTTGGAAACTCTAATCGATTTTGGGATGGCGGTCCGAAATATGTGTGCCACTATAACCGCTTCGGGGCTAGAAGAATATAAGTGCAACGTGGCATTAATGCACGAGTTGGTAGAAAAGTTGCCTCATGCGCTTCGGCTAGACTGGGCACGACACCGTATGCAATCGAGCTCCGCGACACTCTCGGAGTTTGGCAAGTGGATAGAAACCCAAGTTAAGGCAGCTAGTCTGATAACATTGCCATCCCTAGAATTCAGGCCAGTGAGAAAACTCGACCATAAGAGTAGAACGCATCACATGAACATACATAACGCTACGGGGTTGGTTAGTGAAGGAAGTCAAATTTGTCTATTGTGTGAGGCCACTTGTGTTGACCTGTCGCAGTGTGAGCAGTTCAACAGACTAAACGTGAATGATCGATGGGCAACTATACGCAGACTGAATGCTTGTCGGAAGTGTCTGAAAATACACACCTACGGCTGCAAAGGGAAAAAGGCTTGCGGGAAAAATGGTTGCGAGTACCTGCACCACGAACTATTACACAATCCCGAACGCCATTCAAAACCAAACGAGTACGCGGTTGCCACAGCATCACTGAACGCGCATTCGGAGGTTACCGGTgatgtatttttaaaatacatcCCTGTAATAGTTTACGGGCGAGACAAGGCCATCACGACCTTTGCCTTTTTTGACAGTGGATCTACCGGTACCTTCATCGAGCATAGCCTAATTGAGGAGCTCGGTCTGGAAGGACAGCCCCATCCTCTGTGCCTGAAGTGGACAGGTAACTCGGAACGCGACGAAACGGGTTCAATTCGCGTGTCACTTTTGGAGATTTCAGGAGTCGGGCAAAACAGCAGTGTACATATTATCCCAAAGGTGCACACGGTGGAAAGCCTTTCTCTACCAGCCCAGACTCTGGCAGTGACACAACTGACTAAACAGTACGCACATCTACAGGGTTTGCCAATTCATGCGTACGAAAACGCTAGGCCTCGATTGCTCATTGGTATCGACAACCATCATTTGGTTCGACCGACTCGTTACGCGGAAGGTGGGAAATATGAGCCCGTTGCGGCAAAGACGTCATTGGGATGGATCGTATATGGCCCACGTAATAAGAACTCCAACAGTGTTAACATACAAGCAATACATACCATCCACATATGCAACTGCGGCGCAGATGCAGAAGCCAATCTGGACGCAGCGgtaaaaaacttttttacgCTCGAATCGCTCGGTATCGTCAAACCGTTGGAAACACTTCGTTCAAAGGATGATGAGCGAGCGTTGGGGATTCTCAACGCGGAATCGAAATTCAACGGAAAGCATTATGAATCCGGATTGCTGTGGCGTTTTGACGATGTTAAGTTGCCATGCTCTCGTGACATGGCTATGAGAAGATACAAATGCCTGCAAAAAAGAATGTCGAAAGATTCTGTATTAGCTAAGGCAGTCATTGAGAAAATGAGGGACTATGAAAGGCAGGGTTATATACGACGATTATCGCCTGAAgaactgtcgatgaaaggccCCC
This genomic interval from Anopheles merus strain MAF chromosome 3L, AmerM5.1, whole genome shotgun sequence contains the following:
- the LOC121598803 gene encoding uncharacterized protein LOC121598803, giving the protein MEHEHESKAPPAVAQTNESQQPETGALDHRSLAPAVDSLHFRSFAPTGQDWTVNSSLEIVDRARSSTPNAPLGAGLLLREPQQRLTSEVHEAPASRYTPLANSTVAGLGPLHRSSSETVPRLEHLPTTADVQQPASSQGGVSAGTVPRAADGASGAAIEDMELRPQAQDGASAGTVLRTAVGASGAAISNVHQPTPSQTGTPGRTMADKLAESSEAVAALELRMRNLTRRKLELERRELEFEEQLILAESKRIGDGFISMIDDEGNAQQGNDSVVSQQRQPRSEKYLNIADGAVDTYPFRNSIGTTLMNVNQSQLLARKASCKELPYFSGKPEEWPIFIATYETSTAACGYSDEENTLRLQRALKGKALEAVQPCLLHASNLTSVIETLRMLYGRPEIIVHSLIHRIHQMPAPRIERLETLIDFGMAVRNMCATITASGLEEYKCNVALMHELVEKLPHALRLDWARHRMQSSSATLSEFGKWIETQVKAASLITLPSLEFRPVRKLDHKSRTHHMNIHNATGLVSEGSQICLLCEATCVDLSQCEQFNRLNVNDRWATIRRLNACRKCLKIHTYGCKGKKACGKNGCEYLHHELLHNPERHSKPNEYAVATASLNAHSEVTGDVFLKYIPVIVYGRDKAITTFAFFDSGSTGTFIEHSLIEELGLEGQPHPLCLKWTGNSERDETGSIRVSLLEISGVGQNSSVHIIPKVHTVESLSLPAQTLAVTQLTKQYAHLQGLPIHAYENARPRLLIGIDNHHLVRPTRYAEGGKYEPVAAKTSLGWIVYGPRNKNSNSVNIQAIHTIHICNCGADAEANLDAAVKNFFTLESLGIVKPLETLRSKDDERALGILNAESKFNGKHYESGLLWRFDDVKLPCSRDMAMRRYKCLQKRMSKDSVLAKAVIEKMRDYERQGYIRRLSPEELSMKGPRDWFLPIFPVFNANKPGKVRVVFDAAAKAQGVSLNTYLLNGPDLLAGLLSVLYKFREHRVAIVGDIKEMFFQVRMKPDDQRSQMILWNENDFTELQAAVIGARFAAAIIAQHRIAIERIFYWTDSRDVICWMRSDHRRFSQFVAFRVGELLETTSVHEWRWLSTKLNVADDGTKWQKVPTADPDSRSFRGPDFLWKPECEWPVPEQYPTETKEELRLHMMHHNTNTKPWIQLERFSSWNRLLRERLEQQDR